The genomic DNA TTCGATCAGCCCGAGATCAAGGGTCCGCTGATAGGCCGCTGCCGCGCCGAAACGCTGGCTCGTCCCCGACAAGATGTCGCCTCTCAATCGCCAGAGCTCCGGGCGCGTCGGATCGGCCTTCACAGCCTCATCGAGAAAGCCGATCGCGTTAGCCGGCTTGTTCATCCCGAGCGCGGCTTGTGCCCGCGCATAGAGGTACAAGGCAGTGCGAGTGGCATCTGCATCGGGTGGTGTCGGCAGTGGCTCCAGGGGCTTGACCGGCACCTCGCCGGCCAGTCGTGGGAGCACCGCGGACAGTGGCTCCGTGGCCTCAGGAGGGACCGGATCCAGCGGCATCACACGTGTCGGGTCCAGTCCCGGCGGCACCGCGAGATCGACCGGAACGCGCCGTCCGGCCTGCTGTCGAGCGAGAGATCGGAGAGAAGCGAGCGATGGGGCAATCGAGGGATCGATCGCGCCGGACACGGCTGACGGCTTCTCGGTACGGCCCCTGTTGGTTTCACACGAGGCGAGCCCGAGAGGCAGGCCGACCGCTGCGAGCAGCATGATCAAACGCTTGGACCGACGGCTTCCCATGCCATGAGCGTATGTGGGCGAAGCGACGGCGGTTGCACGTCACGTCTTTGAACGTTTGCGGCTCTTGGGTGCCGGTGCTTCACGCTTGGCCGAGACCTTGGGTTTCGGTGCGTTTGCCTTGCGTTTCGCTGGGGCCGGCTTGCCCCCGACCGACTGAGGCGACGCGTCGAGAGAGGCCTCGAGCGACACATAAAACGCGTGAGAATCCTCCGCCCGGATGTGATGCTCAAGCCACGAAGCGCACTCCGAATGGGGGGAAGCGTCGAGCTCTGCCGGGATGCAACCCTCGCCTCGAAGGGCCTGCACGATCCTCGAATCAACCGGGACCGCGTGCGCTCCGAGGGTGAGCAGACAGACTCGCGAGCTGACGTATGGGGGCATGCCGTCGAGTGAGTCCATGTACGCCCGGGCATCACGCTTGGGCAGCTGGAGCAGATGCGAAAGTGAAAGCTCGTGCTCGCGCCGGTAGATGTCATTGAGAACCGATCGCAGACGGAGCGACCGCTCCTCGAAGCGATCGTCGTGCACCGTGACCATCCGAGCCAACTCGTGCGGGAGACAGACACGCAGCTCGTTGTAGTCGGCTGTCGCGTCGTCGATCTGACTCAGCGACCTCTTCGCCGCGGTCAGACCAACTTCCCAAGCGAGAAACGAGAGCACGAGTTCCTGGAGCACCGGGTCCGCTCGATCGGACCGCGAGCGCACGACAGAGCGATCCTCCGTCGACGGCGGCAACTTCTTCAGGAATGCATGGAGCTTTCTGACCGGGTCCGCGCTCACGGAGCGGGGTCCTCCTGCGTTCCGAGGTTCGAGAGTCCAAGTTGCTGAGCCCCAAGCGTAGGGTCTGAGTCATCCTGATTCGACGCATCCGGTGGAGGCGGTTCACCCCGCGCCTCGCGTTCTCTTGCGATCTGCGCCAAGGCGTCGTACACGCCGGCCTGTTTCTTCAGAGAGGTGTCCAGCTTGAAGTGAAGGTCGGGCGTCCGACGCAACTCGAGCTTCTCGGAGACCTCGTGGCGGATGTGCCGCGCCGCGGCACGCAGCCCGTGGATTGTCAATTCCTGACGGTCCTCAGGCAGCACCGAGACTTTGATCGTGGCCGCCTTGAGATCGGGTGATACGGTGACGTCGGTGATCGTGATGAGCCCGCGGATACGAGGGTCCTGGAAGCCCTTGGTGAGCACGTCCTGCACCGCTCCCCGAACGAGCGAGGCCACTTGGTCGGCGCGTCGGGTCATGCTTGGCTGCTTCCTTGGTCTTCAGAGACACGGCGGAGCATCTCTGCCGCCAGTTCGCCATCAGGATCCGGGTCAAGATCGTCCTGGCCTGCTTCTTCTGAGAGCTGTGTGCCATGGATCAATTGCCGATGGCTCGCGCCGACCTCGGCATCGCGGAGCGAGCGAAGTTTCTCGCTGACGTGGTCGAGAACTTCGCCGACTCGCTGGCCGTCTCGAGCCACGCACGCGACAGCCAGACGAGCGTGGTTGAGAAGCTCCGGATCTCCGATCTCAGCGATGGAGACGAGGTGCTCCCTGTGGAGGCGGTCCTTCAAGGACGAGACCACCCTGCGCTTGTCCTTCAAGGACTGAGCGTCATGGATGATCAGATCGAACTGGAGAACGCCGATGACCATTGGAATGGATGCCGCCTATGGCCGGGATCAGAGCGTGCGCTTGACCTCGACGTTCTTGTAGCACTCGAGGACGTCGCCTTCCTTGATGTCGTCGTAGCCGTCGATCTTCATGCCGCACTCCATGCCGGCACGAACTTCTTTGGCATCGTCCTTGACACGCTTGAGCTGCGAGAGTCTGCGATCGTTCTCGACGACAACCCCGTTGCGTGTGACGCGGATGAGCGCGTCGCGCTGCACGACGCCGTCCGTGACATAGCAACCGGCGACCGAGCCGACCTTCGTGATCTTGAAGACCTGGCGGACCTCCGCGTGGCCAAGGACCTCCTGGCGGAGTTCCGGGGTGAGAAGACCCTCTGCGGCCTTCTTGAGGTCGTCGGTGATGTGGTAGATGACCTGATAGTTTCGGATCTCGACGCCCTTCGATTCCGCGACGCTTCGCGCCTTGCCGGAGGCGATGACGTTGAATCCGATGACAATCGCCTTGGAGGCCTCGGCCAGAATGACGTCCGACTCTGTGATCCCGCCGATCGCGGCGTGCAGCACCCGAGTCTTGACTTCCGCGTGCGAGATCTTCTCGATCTCGTTCTTGAGCACGTCCAGCGTGCCCTGCTCGGCCGCCTTGACAACGACGAGGATCTCCTTGATGTCCTTGTCTGACATCTGGGTGAAGAGCGAGTCAAGCGTGACCTTCGGCTGAGCGAGCTGCGCCTCGCGCTCGGCATGGCGGCGTTGCTCAGCGGCCTCCTGTGCCTTGCGGAGCGAGTCGACCACAAAGAACCTGTCGCCCGCGTCGGGGACCTCGTCGAGACCCGAGATCTGCACAGGCGTCGGTGGAAGGGCCTCGCGGAGCTTGTTGCCGCGGTCATCGGTGATGTCGCGGACACGCCCGTACCCGCGCCCGGCCACGATGAAGTCGCCGACCTTCAACTTGCCGTCGCGAACGAGAATATTGGCGACGGGGCCGCGTCCCTCTTCCATACGCGCCTCGATGACGTTGCCCGATGCAGACCCGTCAAAGTCGGCTTGCAGTTCGAGGAGCTGGGACTGAAGGTCCAGGATCTCAAGAAGCTGCTCAATGCCCTGGCCGGTGACGGCCGAGGTGCGAACAACCTCGGTCTCGCCGCCCCATTCGATCGGATTGAGCCCGTGCTCGGCGAGCTGTCCGAGTGTCTTCTGAATCGCAGAGTCAGTTGCCTCGGGCCGGTCGATCTTGTTCAACGCGACCACGATCGGCACCTTCGCGGCCTTCGCGTGGTTGATCGACTCGATCGTCTGAGGCATCACGCCGCCGTCCGCTGGCGAGCAGACGAGCACCACGATGTCCGTGACGTTCGCGCCGCGAGCACGCATCTCGGTGAACGCCTGGTGACCCGGCGTATCGAAGAAGACGATCTCCTTCTTGTCCGAGCCGACAGAGATCGGCACGCGGAACGCGCTGGTCCGCTGTGTGATCCCGCCCGCTTCACCGGCGGCGACGTTCGCGTTGCGGATCTTGTCCAAGAGCGATGTCTTGCCGTGATCGACGTGGCCGAGAATCGTGACAACAGGCCCGCGCACACGCTGATCAACAACGGTCCGCTTCTCAAACTCTGCGGAGATCGCCTCCTCGCCGGTCTTGGCTTCGGTGACTTCGAGCTCAATGTCGAAGTCCATCATGATCTCCTGGGCCTTGGCGACATCGATCCCGGAATTGATCGTCGCCATCACGCCCTGGAGGAAGAGTCTCTTCACGATGTCCGCGGCCTTCACGCCCGTTGCGGCTGAGAGGTCCTTGATCGTGAACGGAGCGGCGATCTTGACCGTGCCGCCCGTCTCCGCAGCGGACGATGCACGATCGCCCACACCCTGCTTCTTGAGCTGCTGGCGTCGCTGCTTCATGAAGCCAGCCGCGCGAGCAAGCCGCGCTTCCCGCTCCGCGAGGTCCTGCTCGGTCCAAGCGTCGGGGTTTGCCGTCCACTCTTCGCCCGCAGTCGCCCTTCTTCGAGACGGGACACCCGCAGCCGAGCGACCCTTCGCCGCGCTCGGCGGGCCCCCTCGCTTCGGTCCACGTGCGCGATCATCGTCACCGCCAACAGCGGGACCGCCGACATCGGGCCTGCCCGGACCACGGCTCTGTCTCGGTGCTCCGGTTCCAGAGCCCCCGCCCGGACCGCCGGGGCCCGCATATCCCCCGCCTCCTGGACGCGGCCCGCGGGCACGCGGTGCCTCAACAAACTCGGGAGCTTCCACGCGAACGACCTTCGGGCCAGCCAGTTTGACAGGCGCCTTCGTCTCCAGTCTTTGCCCGGCCGGCGACACGACCGTCGGCCTGTTCGGCACATTCATCGGGGCCGGCTGCACACGCGTAGCAGGGGGGCGAGGAGGATGATGCGGCTTCGTGGGATGCGAATGCGGAGCCGCCGGCGCGTGCGTGCCATGGTCACGATCTGAAGCCGCGGCGCGTGCGGGCGCATCGCTCACCGTTGATGGCTGCGAAGGTGCGCTTTCGCTCTGGATCGGTTCGCTCGTGACGCTGCCTGGATGGCTCGTCGTCGGGATTGATGCGGGGATATCTGCGACAACCGGTGCCGGCGTCTCTTGAACGCGGGGTTCTTCGGCGTGCGAGTGCTCAGGCGGCTCGGTTTCGTGGTGGGTTTGTTCCTGGGTCTCGAGCTGAGTTGAAGTCGCTTCGACGGTCAGCGTTGAGGAAGCGGACGAGTCCTCGGCAGAACCGTCGGTCGAAGCTGCCGTGGCGCGAACTCTTGCCCGTGCCTTCGGCTTCGTCCGTACCGCTTCGAGCGCGACAGGCGCCGCCGTCTCGATTGCCGTCGCGTTCGCGCCCTCCGTGAACCACTCACGGATGGTCTGCTCAAGGCCCACAGAGACTGTGCTCATGTGGTTCTTGATGACGGATTCGGGAATCCCCTCTGCCTGGCACTTCTTGACCACGGCCTTCGAGTCGATTCCCAGTTCCTTGGCGATTTCAAAGACGCGCTTGGCCAATCTTGACTCCAGTCAGTTGCGCTCAGAGAGCAGGAATTCTCTCACACACGATGCTCGAAACCAGTCAGTTCAAACAAGCCCCGCGATCGGGGCTGGACGTGCAATCGAGTCTTAAACCGATCCGCTTCCCAGAATGTCTGCCGCCCGGGACTCCGCGTCGGACGATGAGGCGTCGTCAGCCGGGATGTCCTCTCCACCGAGCAGGCGGCGCGCCGCAAGCTCATCCTCACGCTTGCGCCGCTCGCTCTCTTCCTTGTCCTTCTGCTGCTGCTCTGCGACCTCTTTGGCACGGACCGCGCAGGTCTGGACAATCTGAGCCGCGAGATCGTCAGCGATGCCGAGCTCGGCGACCAGCACATCGGCACCGACCTCCTCGATATCGAAGACTGAGACCATGCCGAGCGCCGCGAGACGATCGACCATCGACTGCTCCGTGCCCGAGACAGAGAGCAGCGTCGTGGACATGATGTCCAGGCCCTTCTCGAACTCCTCCGGGGTGAGGATGTCGATGTCCCATCCCGTCAGCCGCGCCGCCAGCCGCACGTTCTGGCCCCGCTTACCGATGGCCAGAGACAGCTGATCAACACGGACCACGACGGTCGCCCGGCCGAGCTCGAAGCAAAGAGAGATCTCGGCCACTTCCGCCGGCTTGAGGGCGTTCCCGATGAGGATCTGCGAAGACTCGTTCCAGCGGACGATGTCGATCTTCTCGCCGTTGAGCTCGTCAACGATGTTCTTGATGCGAGAGCCGCGAACGCCGACGCAGGCACCGACCGCATCGACCTTCGAATCGACCGAAGTGACAGCGATCTTCGTGCGATGTCCCGGCTCGCGGGCCATCGCCTTGATCTCGATGATGTGCTCGGCGACTTCGGGGACCTCAACCTCGAACAGCTTCTTGATCAGATCCGGATTGGCCCGTGAGACCACGATCTTGACCTGGCTTCCGACGTCCTTGACGTCCAGGATCAGGCATCGAACGCGATCGCCCGGGGCGAACTGCTCACCGGGGATCTGCTCGGATCGGGGCATGAACGCCTCAGCACGATCGATCGTCACGACCAGCGCGCCGCCCTCGTACCTCTGCGCCGTGCCGACGACGATCTCGCCGACACGCTTCGAGAACTCATCCATGATGCTCGCCCGCTCGTCATCGCGGAAGCGTTGGATCATGACCTGCTTGAATGTCTGGGCCGCGATCCGCCCGAACGCCTCGGGAGGCATCTCCAGGGGCGCGCCATGGCGACGGAGCTCCATCGTGCCGCCGATCGGATCAAAGACGCACGAGAACTCCTCCGCGTCGAGCGTGTTGAAGTACTTCTTGGCTGCGGAGATCATCGCCTGCTCAAGGTCGCGAACGAGCACGGCGCGCTCGATGTTCCTGTCGCGTGCGATGGAGTCAAGGATCCGCATCATTTCCTGGGTGTTCATTCCGACTGCTCCGAGTTGTCCTGGTTGTCGCTGCTTGAGTTGTCCAACACCAATCAACGCACGGGCGTCAGCGGTCACGCTGCGCACCGGGCATAAGAACAAAGCCCCGACCCCATGGCCGGCGCTGTCTGAGTCGAACTCGTGGCCTATGG from Phycisphaeraceae bacterium includes the following:
- a CDS encoding DUF503 domain-containing protein, which translates into the protein MVIGVLQFDLIIHDAQSLKDKRRVVSSLKDRLHREHLVSIAEIGDPELLNHARLAVACVARDGQRVGEVLDHVSEKLRSLRDAEVGASHRQLIHGTQLSEEAGQDDLDPDPDGELAAEMLRRVSEDQGSSQA
- the infB gene encoding translation initiation factor IF-2, translated to MAKRVFEIAKELGIDSKAVVKKCQAEGIPESVIKNHMSTVSVGLEQTIREWFTEGANATAIETAAPVALEAVRTKPKARARVRATAASTDGSAEDSSASSTLTVEATSTQLETQEQTHHETEPPEHSHAEEPRVQETPAPVVADIPASIPTTSHPGSVTSEPIQSESAPSQPSTVSDAPARAAASDRDHGTHAPAAPHSHPTKPHHPPRPPATRVQPAPMNVPNRPTVVSPAGQRLETKAPVKLAGPKVVRVEAPEFVEAPRARGPRPGGGGYAGPGGPGGGSGTGAPRQSRGPGRPDVGGPAVGGDDDRARGPKRGGPPSAAKGRSAAGVPSRRRATAGEEWTANPDAWTEQDLAEREARLARAAGFMKQRRQQLKKQGVGDRASSAAETGGTVKIAAPFTIKDLSAATGVKAADIVKRLFLQGVMATINSGIDVAKAQEIMMDFDIELEVTEAKTGEEAISAEFEKRTVVDQRVRGPVVTILGHVDHGKTSLLDKIRNANVAAGEAGGITQRTSAFRVPISVGSDKKEIVFFDTPGHQAFTEMRARGANVTDIVVLVCSPADGGVMPQTIESINHAKAAKVPIVVALNKIDRPEATDSAIQKTLGQLAEHGLNPIEWGGETEVVRTSAVTGQGIEQLLEILDLQSQLLELQADFDGSASGNVIEARMEEGRGPVANILVRDGKLKVGDFIVAGRGYGRVRDITDDRGNKLREALPPTPVQISGLDEVPDAGDRFFVVDSLRKAQEAAEQRRHAEREAQLAQPKVTLDSLFTQMSDKDIKEILVVVKAAEQGTLDVLKNEIEKISHAEVKTRVLHAAIGGITESDVILAEASKAIVIGFNVIASGKARSVAESKGVEIRNYQVIYHITDDLKKAAEGLLTPELRQEVLGHAEVRQVFKITKVGSVAGCYVTDGVVQRDALIRVTRNGVVVENDRRLSQLKRVKDDAKEVRAGMECGMKIDGYDDIKEGDVLECYKNVEVKRTL
- the nusA gene encoding transcription termination/antitermination protein NusA; the protein is MNTQEMMRILDSIARDRNIERAVLVRDLEQAMISAAKKYFNTLDAEEFSCVFDPIGGTMELRRHGAPLEMPPEAFGRIAAQTFKQVMIQRFRDDERASIMDEFSKRVGEIVVGTAQRYEGGALVVTIDRAEAFMPRSEQIPGEQFAPGDRVRCLILDVKDVGSQVKIVVSRANPDLIKKLFEVEVPEVAEHIIEIKAMAREPGHRTKIAVTSVDSKVDAVGACVGVRGSRIKNIVDELNGEKIDIVRWNESSQILIGNALKPAEVAEISLCFELGRATVVVRVDQLSLAIGKRGQNVRLAARLTGWDIDILTPEEFEKGLDIMSTTLLSVSGTEQSMVDRLAALGMVSVFDIEEVGADVLVAELGIADDLAAQIVQTCAVRAKEVAEQQQKDKEESERRKREDELAARRLLGGEDIPADDASSSDAESRAADILGSGSV
- the rbfA gene encoding 30S ribosome-binding factor RbfA encodes the protein MTRRADQVASLVRGAVQDVLTKGFQDPRIRGLITITDVTVSPDLKAATIKVSVLPEDRQELTIHGLRAAARHIRHEVSEKLELRRTPDLHFKLDTSLKKQAGVYDALAQIAREREARGEPPPPDASNQDDSDPTLGAQQLGLSNLGTQEDPAP